The following are encoded together in the Arthrobacter sp. Y-9 genome:
- the efeU gene encoding iron uptake transporter permease EfeU gives MLGNFLIGLREGLEATLVVVILMAYLVKSGRSHLLPKLWIGIGAAVSISIAFGALLTFGPRGLTFEAQEAIGGSLSIVAVGMVTWMVFWMARTARTLGTELHGKIDAAATGAAWGIILVGALSVGREGLETALFLWAAAQATGESTVPLLGAVLGLAVAVLLGYLLHRGVLKINLGKFFTVTGIFLILVAGGVLSYGIHDLQEAGLLPGLHNLAFDVSGAIPPDSWYGTLLKGTFNFSPATTWLEAIAWWAYVVPTLYFYLRNYRRSQAARKAAAARRATQSLPADTAPVSSRAAAPVS, from the coding sequence AGGCCTCGAAGCGACCCTCGTCGTCGTGATCCTCATGGCCTATCTGGTCAAGAGCGGACGCTCCCACCTCCTGCCGAAACTCTGGATCGGGATCGGCGCCGCCGTCTCCATCTCCATCGCGTTCGGCGCGCTCCTCACCTTCGGCCCGCGTGGCCTGACGTTCGAGGCCCAGGAGGCGATCGGCGGATCGCTCTCGATCGTCGCCGTCGGCATGGTCACCTGGATGGTCTTCTGGATGGCGCGCACCGCCCGGACGCTGGGCACCGAACTGCACGGCAAGATCGACGCGGCGGCCACGGGAGCCGCCTGGGGCATCATCCTGGTGGGCGCCCTCTCCGTGGGCCGCGAAGGCCTCGAAACCGCCCTGTTCCTCTGGGCCGCCGCACAGGCGACCGGAGAAAGCACCGTCCCGCTGCTGGGCGCGGTCCTCGGCCTGGCCGTCGCGGTCCTGCTCGGCTACCTGCTGCACCGCGGGGTCCTCAAGATCAACCTCGGCAAGTTCTTCACCGTCACCGGCATCTTCCTGATCCTGGTGGCCGGCGGCGTGCTCTCCTACGGCATCCACGACCTCCAGGAAGCCGGCCTGCTCCCGGGTCTTCACAACCTCGCCTTCGATGTCTCCGGCGCGATCCCGCCGGACTCCTGGTACGGCACGCTCCTCAAGGGCACCTTCAACTTCTCCCCGGCCACCACCTGGCTGGAAGCGATCGCCTGGTGGGCCTACGTGGTCCCGACGCTCTACTTCTACCTGCGGAACTACCGCCGCTCGCAGGCCGCCCGCAAGGCAGCCGCCGCACGCCGCGCCACGCAGAGCCTCCCCGCGGACACCGCGCCGGTCTCCTCCCGCGCCGCCGCCCCCGTCTCCTGA
- the efeO gene encoding iron uptake system protein EfeO: MPASPRRAFSSLAALAVVAPLALTACTDNAKPAAGATDGPISVSSTDKECTLSAVTAKSGHLTFDVKNDGQQVTEFYLLAEDGLRIVGEVENIGPGLSRKLVVTAPEGKYLTACKPGMQGEGIRAAFTVEASGTTASVDSDTKALLDTATKQYVSYVKDQTEQLLTGTKAFAAAYASGDAAKARSLYASVRMHWERIEPVAESFGDLDPSLDLREADLEKGQQWTGWHKAEKDLFPPKGYTALTAAERQKLSQKLVADTQTLFERTRTLTLTPDKLGNGAKELLDEVATGKVTGEEEIWSHTDLWDFQANVDGARIAYQNLRPVVALKKPELAKTLDQRFAALQTELDKYKVGDGFKYYIELTPDQVKQLAALVDALGEPLGQLTAAVVL; this comes from the coding sequence ATGCCCGCTTCCCCTCGTCGCGCCTTCAGCTCCCTCGCGGCCCTCGCCGTCGTCGCTCCCCTGGCGCTGACCGCCTGCACGGACAACGCCAAGCCGGCCGCCGGCGCCACGGACGGTCCGATCTCCGTGAGCAGCACGGACAAGGAGTGCACGCTCAGCGCGGTCACGGCCAAGAGCGGCCACCTGACGTTCGATGTGAAAAACGACGGCCAGCAGGTCACCGAGTTCTACCTCTTGGCCGAGGACGGCCTCCGGATCGTGGGTGAGGTCGAGAACATCGGTCCCGGCCTGTCCCGCAAGCTCGTGGTGACCGCTCCCGAAGGCAAGTACCTCACCGCCTGCAAGCCCGGCATGCAGGGCGAGGGCATCCGCGCGGCCTTCACCGTCGAGGCCTCCGGCACCACGGCGTCCGTCGACTCGGACACCAAGGCACTCCTGGACACCGCCACCAAGCAGTACGTCTCCTACGTCAAGGACCAGACCGAGCAGCTGCTCACCGGCACCAAGGCGTTCGCCGCCGCCTACGCCTCCGGCGACGCCGCGAAGGCCCGCAGCCTCTACGCCTCGGTGCGCATGCACTGGGAGCGCATCGAGCCCGTGGCCGAGTCGTTCGGTGACCTCGACCCCAGCCTCGACCTCCGTGAGGCGGACCTGGAGAAGGGTCAGCAGTGGACCGGCTGGCACAAGGCCGAGAAGGACCTCTTCCCGCCGAAGGGCTACACCGCGCTGACCGCGGCCGAACGCCAGAAGCTGTCCCAGAAGCTCGTGGCGGACACTCAGACGCTGTTCGAGCGGACCCGCACGCTGACCCTGACCCCGGACAAGCTCGGCAACGGCGCCAAGGAGCTCCTGGACGAGGTGGCCACCGGCAAGGTCACCGGCGAAGAGGAGATCTGGTCCCACACCGACCTCTGGGACTTCCAGGCCAATGTCGACGGCGCGCGCATCGCCTACCAGAACCTCCGCCCCGTGGTGGCCCTGAAGAAGCCCGAACTGGCCAAGACCCTGGACCAGCGGTTCGCGGCCCTGCAGACCGAGCTGGACAAGTACAAGGTCGGCGACGGCTTCAAGTACTACATCGAGCTGACCCCCGATCAGGTCAAGCAGCTCGCCGCCCTGGTGGACGCCCTCGGCGAGCCGCTCGGCCAGTTGACCGCCGCGGTGGTCCTCTGA
- the efeB gene encoding iron uptake transporter deferrochelatase/peroxidase subunit, with product MPEQDSTPVPPAASPETTSQETAGVPSSSGPRVSRRGLLTTASLVGAGAIGAAASYAVTRPSGADAQPAATAVVPFHGEHQAGIVTPVQDRLHIAAFDVTATSRDDVIGLLKDWTSAAEAMAAGREAGEGGAVGGDYEAPPSDTGEAMGLSASNLTITFGFGRSFFVTDDGAPRFGLSGRLPEALIELPHFPGDQLEPQRTGGDLVIQACADDPQVAVHAIRNLSRIAFGRARLRWSQLGFGRTSSTSTSQQTPRNLFGFKDGTANLKAEEPDQLSEHVWVAPGGKPGEQWMAGGSYLVARRIRMHIEVWDRTSLGEQEAVIGRTKSTGAPLSGGQEFTEPNFEAKGRGDAPLIAMDSHVRLAHAATNKGVKMLRRGFNFTDGNDSLGRLDAGLFFIAFVRDPRTQFVPMQNRLASSDRLSVEYLKHTGSGLFAVPPGIKPGEYVGQGLFA from the coding sequence ATGCCCGAGCAGGACAGCACCCCGGTCCCGCCCGCCGCCTCCCCGGAGACCACCTCCCAGGAGACGGCGGGCGTTCCGTCGTCTTCCGGTCCGCGGGTCAGCAGGCGCGGGCTCCTCACCACCGCCTCGCTGGTCGGCGCGGGCGCCATCGGAGCCGCCGCGAGCTACGCCGTCACGCGCCCGTCCGGCGCCGATGCGCAGCCGGCGGCGACCGCCGTCGTCCCTTTCCACGGCGAGCATCAGGCCGGGATCGTGACGCCGGTCCAGGACCGCCTGCACATCGCCGCCTTCGACGTCACCGCCACGAGCCGGGACGACGTCATCGGCCTCCTGAAGGACTGGACGTCCGCCGCGGAGGCGATGGCCGCCGGGCGCGAGGCCGGCGAAGGCGGCGCCGTGGGCGGCGACTACGAGGCCCCTCCCTCCGACACCGGCGAGGCCATGGGCCTCTCGGCGTCGAACCTGACCATCACCTTCGGCTTCGGCCGGTCCTTCTTCGTGACCGACGACGGCGCGCCGCGCTTCGGTCTCTCCGGCCGCCTTCCGGAGGCGCTCATCGAGCTCCCGCACTTCCCGGGCGATCAACTGGAACCTCAGCGCACGGGCGGGGATCTGGTCATCCAGGCGTGCGCGGACGACCCGCAGGTGGCCGTCCACGCGATCCGCAACCTGTCCCGCATCGCCTTCGGCCGGGCCCGGCTGCGCTGGTCCCAGCTGGGCTTCGGCCGGACGTCCTCCACGTCCACCAGCCAGCAGACGCCCCGCAACCTCTTCGGCTTCAAGGACGGCACCGCCAACCTCAAGGCGGAGGAACCGGACCAGCTGTCCGAGCACGTCTGGGTGGCCCCCGGCGGCAAGCCCGGCGAACAGTGGATGGCGGGCGGCAGCTACCTCGTGGCGCGCAGGATCCGCATGCACATCGAGGTCTGGGACCGGACGTCCCTCGGCGAGCAGGAGGCCGTGATCGGGCGGACCAAGTCCACCGGCGCCCCGCTCTCCGGCGGCCAGGAGTTCACCGAGCCGAACTTCGAGGCCAAGGGGCGCGGCGACGCCCCCTTGATCGCCATGGACTCCCATGTGCGGCTGGCGCATGCCGCCACGAACAAGGGCGTGAAGATGCTCCGCCGTGGTTTCAACTTCACGGACGGCAACGACTCCCTCGGCCGACTGGACGCGGGCCTGTTCTTCATCGCCTTCGTCCGGGATCCCCGCACGCAGTTCGTCCCCATGCAGAACCGCTTGGCTTCCAGCGACCGGCTGAGCGTTGAGTACCTCAAGCACACCGGTTCCGGCCTGTTCGCCGTGCCACCGGGGATCAAGCCGGGCGAATACGTGGGCCAGGGGCTGTTCGCCTAG
- the htpX gene encoding zinc metalloprotease HtpX, giving the protein MHNHHNGLKTAALFGVLWAVLLGLGALIGFWTRSAAPIWIMALIGVATTFYSYWNSDKIAIRSMQAVEIPEAQAPELYRVVRELSQTAGQPMPRIYISPTMTPNAFATGRNPQHAAVCVTHGIVQLLNDRELRGVLGHELMHVYNRDILTSSVAAAVAGVITSVAQFMMFFGGGSRDGERNMNPLAAIAMALLAPFAASLIQMAISRTREYDADEDGAKLTGDPLALASALSKIERGVSQYPLPAEQTLVNTSHLMIANPFRGANVAKLFATHPPMKERIARLERMAGR; this is encoded by the coding sequence GTGCACAACCATCACAACGGCCTGAAGACCGCAGCGCTCTTCGGAGTGCTCTGGGCGGTGCTGCTGGGGCTCGGTGCGCTGATCGGGTTCTGGACGCGCAGCGCCGCCCCGATCTGGATCATGGCGCTGATCGGCGTGGCCACCACCTTCTACAGCTACTGGAACAGCGACAAGATCGCGATCCGCTCCATGCAGGCCGTGGAGATCCCCGAAGCGCAGGCTCCCGAGCTGTACCGCGTGGTCCGGGAACTGTCCCAGACGGCCGGGCAGCCCATGCCGCGGATCTACATCTCACCCACCATGACCCCGAACGCGTTCGCCACGGGCCGCAATCCGCAGCACGCCGCGGTCTGCGTCACGCACGGCATCGTGCAGCTGCTGAACGACCGTGAGCTGCGGGGCGTGCTCGGCCATGAGCTCATGCACGTCTACAACCGTGACATCTTGACGTCCTCGGTCGCCGCGGCCGTTGCCGGCGTCATCACCTCGGTGGCGCAGTTCATGATGTTCTTCGGCGGCGGCAGCCGTGACGGCGAGCGGAACATGAACCCGCTCGCCGCGATCGCGATGGCGCTGCTGGCGCCGTTCGCCGCGTCGCTGATCCAGATGGCGATCTCACGGACCCGCGAGTACGACGCCGACGAGGACGGCGCGAAGCTCACGGGCGACCCGCTGGCGCTCGCCTCGGCCCTGAGCAAGATCGAGCGCGGCGTCAGCCAGTACCCCCTGCCGGCGGAGCAGACGCTCGTGAACACCTCGCACCTCATGATCGCCAACCCGTTCCGCGGCGCCAATGTGGCCAAGCTGTTCGCCACGCACCCGCCGATGAAGGAGCGCATCGCCCGTCTGGAGCGCATGGCGGGCCGCTGA
- a CDS encoding MFS transporter — translation MRRFLADLTPLRESPAFKRLWIGTAVSNAGSQLTVVALSLEVYKITQESSYVGLLSVFALVPLVIAGLFGGSVADVYDRRSVAIVASAALWLSALGLAVQAWLHLENVWLLFALAAVQSAALGINAPARSAMIPLLVRPELLASANALNMITFGLSTMVGPLLGGFLVASLGFEWTYTLDAVSYFVIMWALLRLPAMPPEGAPRTVGVASVLEGFRFLGTRPNVRMTFILDLIAMITCQPRALLPAIGAVMLGGGETTVGILLAAFALGAFLAGLFSGPLNHVRRQGLAVVFSIMAWGASLGAFGLMVVLAGDGGRQGVTVWLLPAALCCAAAGVADSISAVFRSTILQAATPDEFRGRLQGVFIVVVAGGPRLGDMLAGGATTWFREGWVLLIGGMVCILATWAVSRAQRGFLAYDARNPVP, via the coding sequence GTGCGGAGATTCCTGGCTGACCTGACGCCCCTGCGGGAGAGTCCCGCCTTCAAGCGCCTCTGGATCGGGACCGCCGTCTCCAACGCCGGAAGCCAGCTCACCGTGGTGGCGCTGAGCCTCGAGGTCTACAAGATCACCCAAGAGAGCTCCTATGTGGGTCTGCTGAGTGTCTTCGCCCTGGTGCCGCTCGTGATCGCCGGGCTGTTCGGCGGCTCGGTCGCGGACGTGTATGACCGCCGATCGGTCGCAATCGTCGCTTCAGCGGCCCTCTGGCTGAGCGCGCTGGGGCTGGCCGTCCAGGCCTGGCTCCACCTGGAGAACGTCTGGCTGCTGTTCGCGCTCGCGGCCGTGCAGAGTGCCGCGCTCGGCATCAACGCCCCGGCCCGCTCCGCCATGATCCCCCTGCTGGTGCGCCCCGAACTGCTCGCGTCGGCGAACGCGCTCAACATGATCACCTTCGGTCTCTCCACCATGGTGGGGCCTCTCCTGGGCGGCTTCCTGGTGGCGTCGCTCGGGTTCGAATGGACCTACACCCTCGATGCTGTCAGCTACTTCGTGATCATGTGGGCCCTGTTGCGGCTGCCCGCCATGCCGCCCGAGGGCGCGCCCCGCACGGTCGGGGTGGCGAGCGTGCTGGAAGGCTTCCGCTTCCTCGGCACCCGCCCCAATGTGCGCATGACGTTCATCCTGGACCTCATCGCGATGATCACGTGCCAGCCCCGGGCGCTGCTCCCGGCCATCGGCGCCGTGATGCTCGGTGGCGGGGAGACCACGGTCGGCATCCTCCTCGCGGCGTTCGCACTGGGCGCCTTCCTGGCGGGTCTGTTCAGCGGACCGCTCAACCATGTGCGGAGGCAGGGCCTGGCGGTCGTCTTCTCCATCATGGCCTGGGGCGCGAGTCTCGGCGCCTTCGGTCTCATGGTCGTCCTGGCCGGCGACGGCGGCCGCCAGGGTGTCACGGTCTGGTTGCTGCCCGCCGCGCTCTGCTGCGCCGCGGCCGGGGTGGCGGATTCCATCAGTGCCGTCTTCCGCAGCACGATCCTTCAGGCGGCCACACCGGACGAGTTCCGGGGCCGTCTCCAGGGCGTCTTCATCGTGGTGGTGGCCGGCGGGCCGAGGCTCGGCGACATGCTCGCCGGTGGCGCCACCACCTGGTTCCGTGAAGGCTGGGTCCTGCTGATCGGTGGGATGGTGTGCATCCTGGCCACCTGGGCCGTCTCCCGGGCGCAGCGCGGATTCCTGGCCTACGACGCGCGGAACCCGGTGCCCTGA
- a CDS encoding TetR/AcrR family transcriptional regulator, with translation MSEVQRIRLSPEERRAQLIATGVNFLSDHSLDELTMDELARRAGVSRPLLFHYFETRQGMHLAVVTKARDSLLVATAPRLELPPRERVHETLLRITHFVQQHRGTFYSLVRGIASGDPAVRTVVDESRELNAERLLDAFIELGFEDTAMLRVALRAWVSYAEEALISLAIERDTDADAVVRFLEAGLRGMVGATRELQAPDYA, from the coding sequence GTGTCCGAAGTGCAGCGCATCCGACTGAGCCCCGAGGAACGCCGGGCCCAGCTGATCGCCACCGGCGTCAACTTCCTGTCCGACCATTCCCTCGACGAACTGACCATGGATGAGCTGGCCCGCCGTGCCGGAGTGTCACGTCCTCTGCTGTTCCACTATTTCGAGACGCGCCAGGGGATGCATCTGGCCGTCGTGACGAAAGCCCGGGACAGCCTTCTGGTCGCCACCGCGCCGCGCCTCGAGCTGCCGCCCCGGGAACGGGTCCACGAGACCCTGCTGAGGATCACCCATTTCGTGCAGCAGCACCGCGGCACCTTCTATTCGCTGGTCCGCGGCATCGCCAGTGGCGATCCGGCCGTGCGGACCGTCGTGGACGAATCCCGTGAGCTCAACGCGGAACGCCTCCTGGACGCATTCATCGAGCTGGGATTCGAGGACACCGCTATGCTCCGCGTGGCCCTGCGCGCCTGGGTGTCCTACGCCGAGGAGGCCCTGATCAGCCTGGCGATCGAGCGCGACACCGACGCCGACGCCGTCGTGCGCTTCCTGGAGGCCGGGCTGCGGGGCATGGTCGGTGCGACTCGCGAACTGCAGGCGCCGGACTACGCTTAG
- a CDS encoding DUF6230 family protein, giving the protein MKFPRSERLRKISSSHAGRIVLAAVPAALAATTLMGGIAQGAVPVSFAVSGSQFQIGASSLEGTGFSQYAGVARDTEGKNHTVAIANIKSATLSDLCQAVTTDTPLGKVGVLIKAGGGGSPASASDLQIGMTGLKGDASFGKIRIGVDASTVNTAAKGTPGDFAQDADTVTIKNLEQTAWSTQASVFTLTGMKLELTDGSKGCF; this is encoded by the coding sequence ATGAAATTCCCCAGGTCTGAGCGTCTCCGTAAGATCAGTTCCTCGCACGCCGGGCGCATCGTGCTCGCCGCGGTCCCGGCGGCCCTCGCCGCCACCACCCTGATGGGCGGCATCGCCCAGGGCGCGGTCCCCGTCTCCTTCGCCGTCTCCGGCAGCCAGTTCCAGATCGGCGCCTCGTCGCTGGAGGGCACCGGCTTCTCCCAGTACGCGGGAGTCGCCCGGGACACCGAAGGCAAGAACCACACCGTGGCCATCGCCAACATCAAGAGCGCCACGCTCAGCGACCTCTGCCAGGCCGTCACCACCGACACCCCCCTCGGTAAGGTCGGCGTGCTCATCAAGGCCGGTGGCGGCGGATCCCCCGCCTCCGCTTCCGACCTGCAGATCGGCATGACCGGACTGAAGGGCGACGCGTCCTTCGGCAAGATCCGCATCGGCGTGGATGCCTCCACCGTCAACACCGCGGCGAAGGGCACCCCCGGCGACTTCGCTCAGGACGCCGACACCGTCACCATCAAGAACCTCGAACAGACCGCCTGGAGCACCCAGGCCTCCGTCTTCACCCTCACCGGGATGAAGCTGGAGCTGACGGACGGGTCCAAGGGATGCTTCTGA
- a CDS encoding DUF6114 domain-containing protein encodes MLLSGDGALAENGLTPQASRRARRGDADRTLRHAVTPAAESRAEPAEPTEPLESILAPETTEAPETSEAPAESDFRTWRKERPFIGGLLVALGGVEMFFSGQLDIGHLHVQLGIEGLQATIIPIALLLLGILAMTMPDHHVFYGVIALAVAVYSLVGVNLGGFLIGMLLAGTGGVLVAAWMRRSPAPQGEPAS; translated from the coding sequence ATGCTTCTGAGCGGCGACGGCGCACTGGCGGAGAACGGGCTGACACCGCAGGCTTCGCGACGGGCGCGGCGCGGTGACGCCGACCGGACGCTGCGGCACGCGGTCACGCCCGCCGCGGAGTCCCGGGCGGAACCGGCCGAGCCCACGGAGCCCCTGGAGTCGATCCTCGCCCCCGAAACGACGGAGGCGCCGGAGACGTCCGAGGCCCCCGCGGAGAGCGACTTCCGGACGTGGCGGAAGGAGCGGCCATTCATCGGCGGTCTGCTCGTGGCGCTCGGCGGCGTGGAGATGTTCTTCTCCGGACAGCTGGACATCGGTCATCTGCACGTGCAGCTCGGCATCGAGGGTCTTCAGGCGACCATCATCCCGATCGCCCTGCTCCTGCTGGGCATCCTCGCCATGACGATGCCGGACCATCACGTGTTCTACGGCGTGATCGCCCTCGCCGTGGCCGTGTACTCACTGGTGGGCGTGAACCTCGGAGGCTTCCTCATCGGCATGCTGCTGGCCGGGACCGGAGGAGTCCTCGTGGCCGCCTGGATGAGACGGAGTCCCGCACCTCAGGGAGAACCCGCCTCATGA
- a CDS encoding Fur family transcriptional regulator: MSQFTALPDRASAWSEQLRTAGRRVTKQRLAVLAAIDTHPHSTAENILDLARRELPGLSAQSVYVVLGDLTELGMLRRFEPPHSPALYETRTGDNHHHAICTRCGRIEDVDCAVGHAPCLHPHWNDDQQPMSIQIADVLYQGICQDCLAAERQDGD, translated from the coding sequence ATGTCCCAGTTCACGGCACTCCCCGACCGGGCCTCCGCCTGGTCCGAGCAGCTGCGTACCGCCGGACGGCGCGTCACCAAGCAGCGCCTTGCCGTGCTCGCAGCCATCGACACCCATCCGCACTCCACCGCGGAGAACATCCTCGACCTGGCCCGCCGCGAGCTCCCGGGACTCTCCGCGCAGTCCGTCTACGTGGTCCTCGGCGACCTGACGGAACTCGGCATGCTGCGGCGTTTCGAGCCCCCACACTCCCCCGCACTGTACGAGACGCGCACCGGGGACAACCACCACCACGCCATCTGCACGCGCTGCGGGCGCATCGAGGACGTGGACTGCGCCGTCGGGCATGCACCTTGTCTGCATCCCCACTGGAACGATGACCAGCAGCCCATGAGCATCCAGATCGCCGATGTCCTCTACCAGGGCATCTGCCAGGACTGCCTCGCCGCCGAACGCCAGGACGGCGACTGA
- the katG gene encoding catalase/peroxidase HPI, whose product MSESTVSKCPVAHGGRVHPTKGSANTEWWPNKLNLKILAKNPEVANPLDPGFDYTEAFNALDLDAVKADLRALMTDSKDWWPADFGHYGPFMIRMAWHSAGTYRSHDGRGGGGAGQQRFAPLNSWPDNVGLDKCRRLLWPIKKKYGQSISWADLFILAGNVALEDMGMKTFGFAGGRPDVWEADDDVYWGPEKVWLDNERYSGARDLEAPLAAVQMGLIYVNPEGPDGNPDPLASAIDIRETFRRMGMDDEETVALIAGGHTFGKTHGAHKDDQIGPDPEAAPLENQGFGWKNGYGTGFGDDTVGSGLEVTWTYHPTRWDNEFFHILYAYEWELMESPAGAKQWRPTNGGGADMVPMAHSAGRREPRMLTSDLALREDPIYGPISLRFKDDPEAFQDAFARAWFKLTHRDMGPKVRYLGKEVPAEDLIWQDPLPAAPAQTIGDAEIAVLKEKIAASGLTVEELVSTAWKAAASFRGSDKRGGVNGGRIRLEPQVNWPVNQPDKLKPVISVLEGIVADFNATSDVKVSFADVVVLAGNVGVEQAAQAAGQTVTVPFTPGRVDATQEQTSPEQFAWLQPVADGFRNYNSGYINLPAEYLLIDRANLLNLSAPEMTVLLGGLRVLGNNWDGSNTGVFTDRPGALSNDFFVNLLDLGQTWIPADDEQSYTTADGRWTGSRVDLVFGANSELRALAEVYASDDAQEKFVKDFAAAWAKVMENDRFDLKK is encoded by the coding sequence GTGTCTGAGAGCACCGTCTCTAAATGCCCTGTCGCCCACGGCGGCCGTGTACACCCCACCAAGGGCAGCGCCAACACTGAGTGGTGGCCCAACAAGCTCAACCTGAAGATCCTGGCGAAGAACCCGGAGGTCGCGAACCCGCTCGACCCCGGCTTCGACTACACCGAGGCCTTCAACGCTCTGGATCTGGACGCGGTCAAGGCTGATCTGCGGGCTCTCATGACGGACTCCAAAGACTGGTGGCCCGCCGACTTCGGTCACTACGGCCCCTTCATGATCCGCATGGCCTGGCACTCCGCCGGCACCTACCGCTCCCACGACGGCCGCGGTGGCGGCGGCGCGGGCCAGCAGCGCTTCGCACCCCTGAACTCCTGGCCGGACAACGTCGGCCTGGACAAGTGCCGCCGCCTGCTGTGGCCGATCAAGAAGAAGTACGGCCAGTCGATCTCCTGGGCCGACCTCTTCATCCTGGCGGGCAACGTCGCCCTCGAAGACATGGGCATGAAGACCTTCGGCTTCGCCGGTGGCCGTCCCGACGTCTGGGAAGCCGACGACGACGTCTACTGGGGCCCGGAGAAGGTCTGGCTGGACAACGAGCGCTACTCGGGCGCCCGTGACCTGGAAGCCCCCCTCGCCGCCGTGCAGATGGGCCTCATCTACGTGAACCCGGAAGGCCCGGACGGCAACCCGGACCCGCTGGCCTCCGCCATCGACATCCGCGAAACCTTCCGCCGCATGGGCATGGACGACGAGGAGACCGTCGCCCTGATCGCCGGTGGTCACACCTTCGGCAAGACCCATGGTGCCCACAAGGACGACCAGATCGGCCCGGACCCCGAGGCCGCTCCGCTCGAGAACCAGGGCTTCGGCTGGAAGAACGGCTACGGCACCGGCTTCGGCGATGACACCGTCGGCTCCGGCCTGGAGGTCACCTGGACCTACCACCCGACCCGCTGGGACAACGAGTTCTTCCACATCCTCTACGCGTACGAGTGGGAGCTCATGGAGTCCCCGGCCGGCGCGAAGCAGTGGCGTCCCACCAACGGCGGCGGCGCGGACATGGTCCCCATGGCCCACTCTGCCGGCCGTCGCGAGCCCCGCATGCTCACGAGCGACCTGGCACTGCGCGAGGACCCCATCTACGGTCCCATCTCGCTGCGCTTCAAGGACGACCCCGAGGCCTTCCAGGACGCCTTCGCCCGTGCCTGGTTCAAGCTGACCCACCGTGACATGGGCCCGAAGGTCCGTTACCTCGGCAAGGAGGTCCCGGCTGAGGACCTCATCTGGCAGGATCCGCTGCCCGCCGCTCCGGCACAGACCATCGGCGACGCCGAGATCGCCGTCCTCAAGGAGAAGATCGCCGCTTCCGGTCTCACCGTCGAGGAACTCGTCTCCACCGCTTGGAAGGCTGCGGCGTCGTTCCGCGGCTCCGACAAGCGTGGTGGCGTCAACGGTGGCCGCATCCGCCTGGAACCGCAGGTCAACTGGCCGGTCAACCAGCCGGACAAGCTGAAGCCCGTGATCTCCGTCCTGGAGGGCATCGTGGCCGACTTCAACGCGACCTCCGACGTCAAGGTGTCCTTCGCCGATGTCGTGGTGCTCGCGGGCAATGTCGGCGTGGAGCAGGCCGCCCAGGCCGCCGGTCAGACCGTCACCGTGCCCTTCACCCCGGGCCGCGTGGACGCCACTCAGGAGCAGACCAGCCCGGAGCAGTTCGCCTGGCTGCAGCCGGTGGCCGACGGCTTCCGCAACTACAACAGCGGCTACATCAACCTGCCGGCCGAGTACCTGCTGATCGACCGCGCGAACCTGCTCAACCTCTCCGCTCCGGAGATGACCGTGCTTCTCGGTGGTCTGCGCGTCCTGGGCAACAACTGGGACGGCTCCAACACCGGCGTCTTCACCGACCGCCCGGGCGCTCTCAGCAACGATTTCTTCGTGAACCTGCTGGACCTCGGCCAGACCTGGATCCCGGCGGATGACGAGCAGAGCTACACCACCGCCGACGGCCGCTGGACCGGCAGCCGCGTGGACCTGGTGTTCGGCGCCAACTCGGAGCTCCGCGCCCTCGCCGAGGTCTACGCCTCGGACGACGCCCAGGAGAAGTTCGTCAAGGACTTCGCCGCGGCATGGGCCAAGGTCATGGAGAACGACCGCTTCGATCTGAAGAAGTAG
- a CDS encoding TetR/AcrR family transcriptional regulator, with product MHDILLYLQDKSIADLTFRTLADGLGISSYVLVYHFGSREELISQIVHAIEARPSEVLDTKLVTAGREEFEAWLRTAWKVGLREYGIQLQRLHFEAAMQDSVLDKPRGNGGKLYHSWVDVMHEWLRNQGLGEPEARRTGRLFVATLTGLRYDVIVTGEREAATEAFERLLKSFFLTIDSELKRGA from the coding sequence ATGCACGACATCCTGCTGTATCTGCAGGACAAGTCGATCGCCGACCTCACCTTCCGCACCCTCGCCGACGGACTGGGCATCAGCAGCTACGTGCTGGTGTACCACTTCGGCTCCCGAGAAGAACTCATCTCCCAGATCGTGCACGCGATCGAAGCCCGGCCCTCCGAAGTGCTGGACACGAAACTCGTCACGGCGGGCCGCGAGGAGTTCGAAGCCTGGCTCCGGACCGCCTGGAAGGTGGGACTGCGCGAGTACGGCATCCAGTTGCAGCGGTTGCACTTCGAGGCCGCCATGCAGGATTCCGTGCTGGACAAGCCCCGTGGCAACGGCGGCAAGCTGTACCACTCGTGGGTGGATGTCATGCATGAATGGCTCCGGAACCAGGGCCTCGGCGAACCGGAGGCCCGCAGGACGGGACGCCTGTTCGTGGCCACGCTGACCGGGCTGCGGTACGACGTGATCGTCACAGGAGAGCGGGAGGCGGCCACGGAGGCCTTCGAACGCCTGCTGAAGTCCTTCTTCCTCACGATCGATTCGGAACTGAAACGCGGCGCGTGA